One segment of Brassica napus cultivar Da-Ae chromosome C3, Da-Ae, whole genome shotgun sequence DNA contains the following:
- the LOC106388923 gene encoding TATA-binding protein-associated factor 2N-like, giving the protein MERYSRVEKPKQGSPINENEIRITSVGLIRNYISYAITLLHEKGAEDIVLKAMGQAISKTVAISEILKSKVPGLHQDVNISSMSITDVFEPIEEGLLPVEVIRHVSMISITLSLSELNQDSPGYQAPAQIDQSKPQYQPNRTSQARLPYNAYGEDLYGRGRGGGRGRGGYGNYKGGYQGKYNQGNYQEDFQENYGGYSNWSRGRGLGRSYGYRGAGYGGGRDSGYGGARDSGYGGGRGSYGGRRDGGYGGGRDQGYGGGRDQGYGGGRGDGFGGRRGGFRSGNRGDRYVGGRDDGYGGGRGGYGRYEDRGDGYGGGQGDMYKGGRGGYGGGRGYGRGRGRMGNGGRSRGGASNQNQA; this is encoded by the exons ATGGAGAGATACAGTAGAGTGGAGAAACCGAAGCAAGGTTCTCCGATTAACGAGAACGAGATCCGTATCACCAGCGTTGGACTTATCCGAAACTACATCAGCTATGCCATCACTCTCCTTCAT GAGAAAGGTGCGGAGGACATTGTGTTGAAGGCAATGGGGCAAGCGATCAGCAAGACGGTGGCTATCTCTGAGATACTCAAA AGTAAAGTTCCAGGCTTGCATCAAGATGTTAATATCAGTTCTATGAGCATTACTGATGTGTTTGAGCCTATTGAGGAAGGTCTTCTGCC GGTGGAGGTGATACGACATGTTTCCATGATTTCAATCACATTGTCTTTGAGTGAGCTTAATCAAGACTCTCCTGG GTACCAAGCTCCAGCACAGATAGATCAATCTAAGCCTCAATATCAGCCCAATCGAACCAGTCAAGCCCGTCTTCCTTACAATGCTTATGGTGAAG ATTTGTATGGTCGTGGGAGGGGAGGAGGCAGGGGAAGAGGTGGATATGGAAACTACAAAGGGGGTTATCAAGGGAAGTACAACCAAGGGAACTATCAAGAAGATTTTCAAG AAAATTATGGCGGGTATTCAAACTGGAGCAGAGGCCGTGGTCTTGGACGGAGCTATGGCTATCGTG GTGCTGGATATGGTGGTGGCAGAGATAGTGGTTATGGTGGTGCCAGAGATAGTGGGTATGGTGGTGGCAGAGGCAGTTATGGTGGTCGCAGAGATGGCGGATACGGTGGAGGCAGAGACCAGGGATATGGTGGAGGCAGAGACCAGGGATACGGCGGAGGCAGAGGAGACGGATTTGGAGGAAGAAGAGGCGGGTTCCGAAGTGGCAATAGAGGTGACCGTTATGTTGGAGGTAGAGATGATGGATATGGTGGAGGCAGAGGTGGATATGGTAGATACGAAGACCGAGGTGATGGATATGGAGGAGGCCAAGGCGACATGTATAAGGGAGGTCGAGGCGGATATGGTGGAGGGAGAGGCTATGGCCGTGGACGTGGAAGAATGGGTAATGGTGGTCGTTCAAGGGGTGGTGCTAGTAACCAAAACCAAGCCTAA
- the LOC106388919 gene encoding uncharacterized protein LOC106388919: MDLETENRIASVLLREAAELRRQAERDGVRAYLEKPNVRHRPNSRFLTATVLGVQQSNRAVETNEMWKAREKEIELENERRKRKSREESSSSSSSRMKRSSSFSKRSLDKRCSSSNDEKKFTHPLDDEDEGLGDDEIESFLQSRNKRGRGSIGPRMDETGPYLPAEKVDELQSSDTRERKVVLGPERPPSLRLHSDDKEPGRRIKKDSTKKLSKKDKKTEKKRKRDKH, encoded by the exons ATGGATCTGGAGACTGAAAATCGAATAGCTTCGGTTCTGTTAAGAGAAGCAGCAGAGTTGAGGAGACAAGCTGAAAGAGATGGCGTCCGAGCTTATCTTGAGAAGCCTAATGTAAGGCATCGTCCTAACTCGAGGTTTCTCACAGCAACCGTCCTCGGTGTTCAACAAT CAAACAGAGCGGTGGAGACCAATGAGATGTGGAAGGCTCGGGAGAAAGAGATTGAGCTAGAGAACGAGAGACGCAAAAGAAAATCAAGAGAGGaaagcagcagcagcagtagTAGCCGAATGAAGCGGAGTAGTAGCTTCTCTAAAAGGAGTTTGGATAAGAGATGTAGTTCCAGTAATGATGAGAAAAAGTTCACTCATCCATTGGACGATGAGGATGAAGGTTTAGGAGATGATGAGATTGAGTCTTTTCTCCAGTCACG AAACAAACGTGGGAGAGGCTCTATTGGTCCTAGGATGGATGAAACTGGCCCTTATCTTCCAGCCGAGAAGGTTGATGAGTTGCAAAGTTCTGATACAAGGGAACGGAAGGTAGTCTTGGGTCCAGAGAGACCACCTTCACTGAGACTGCATTCAGATGACAAGGAGCCTGGTCGGAGAATTAAAAAGGACTCTACGAAGAAGCTTAGTAAGAAAGACAAGAagacagagaagaagagaaaacgtGACAAACACTAG
- the LOC106388918 gene encoding guanine nucleotide-binding protein-like NSN1, giving the protein MPKRSKKSKSKRVTLKQKHKVIRKVKEHHKKKEKDAKKLGHNRRPRAEKDPGIPNDWPFKEQELKALEARRARALEEIEQKKAARKERAKKRKLGLVDDEDTKIEEGYGEEKSGDDSARVVNVRDNSERAFYKELVKVIELSDVILEVLDARDPLGTRCTDMERMVMQAGPNKHLVLLLNKIDLVPREAAEKWLKYLREEFPAVAFKCSTQEQRSNLGWKSSKASKPSNILQTSDCLGADTLIKLLKNYSRSHELKKSITVGIIGLPNVGKSSLINSLKRAHVVNVGATPGLTRSLQEVHLDKNVKLLDCPGVVMLKSSANDASIALRNCKRIEKLEDPVSPVKEILKLCTPQMLVTLYKIPSFEAVDDFLYKVATVRGKLKKGGLVDTEAAARIVLHDWNEGKIPFYTMPPKRDQGEHAESKIVNELAKEFNIDEVYSGESSFIGSLKTVNEFNPVEIPSNAPLNFDETMIEDESKTQTKEEEAGPEGDDESMGAEEEEETGKSKSETSKQNKKLYAAESMLNTKKQKAEKNMRKKAKKAAGGGEDSMDGDYDFKVDYAKNKATDMDEGEGFQIEAKVPMAELVDLTEE; this is encoded by the exons ATGCCGAAACGTAGTAAAA AGAGCAAGAGTAAGAGGGTGACCTTGAAGCAGAAGCACAAGGTCATTAGAAAGGTCAAGGAGCACcacaagaagaaggaaaaggatGCTAAGAAGCTAGGCCATAACCGTAGGCCAAGAGCAGAGAAGGACCCAGGTATCCCCAATGACTGGCCTTTCAAGGAACAGGAGCTCAAGGCACTAGAAGCTCGACGTGCCCGTGCTCTCGAGGAGATTGAGCAGAAGAAAGCCGCCCGCAAAGAAAGG GCGAAAAAGAGGAAGCTTGGTTTGGTTGATGATGAGGATACCAAGATAGAAGAAGGATATGGAGAGGAGAAGAGCGGAGATGACTCAGCTAGAGTTGTCAATGTTCGAG ATAACTCGGAGAGGGCTTTCTACAAGGAGCTTGTTAAAGTCATTGAACTGTCCGATGTCATTCTCGAGGTTCTTGATGCTCGTGATCCCCTTGGCACTCGCTGTACCGACATGGAGAGGATGGTGATGCAAGCTGGTCCCAACAAGCACCTCGTTTTGCTTCTGAACAAGATCG ATCTTGTTCCCAGAGAGGCAGCTGAGAAATGGCTTAAGTACCTTAGGGAAGAGTTTCCAGCTGTTGCCTTCAAATGTAGCACCCAAGAACAGAGATCGAACTTGGGCTGGAAGTCGTCCAAGGCATCAAAACCAAGCAATATTTTGCAGACGAGTGATTGTCTTGGAGCAGACACTCTTATCAAGTTGCTGAAGAACTACTCCAGAAGTCATGag TTGAAAAAATCTATTACAGTTGGTATTATAGGACTGCCCAATGTGGGGAAGAGTAGTCTTATTAACAGTTTGAAGAGAGCTCACGTTGTCAACGTCGGCGCCACTCCTGGACTGACCAGGTCTCTGCAAGAGGTTCACTTGGACAAGAACGTGAAGCTGTTGGATTGTCCTGGAGTTGTGATGCTCAAATCTTCAGCGAATGATGCTTCTATAGCTCTCCGCAACTGTAAAAGAATCGAGAAGTTGGAAGATCCAGTTAGTCCAG TGAAGGAGATTCTGAAGCTTTGCACGCCACAAATGCTGGTGACTCTGTACAAGATCCCTAGCTTTGAGGCGGTTGATGATTTTCTTTATAAGGTTGCCACCGTTAGGGGTAAGCTTAAGAAGGGTGGTCTCGTGGATACTGAAGCTGCTGCGAGGATTGTTTTGCATGACTGGAATGAAG GTAAGATTCCATTCTATACAATGCCGCCAAAGAGGGACCAAGGTGAACACGCGGAGTCAAAGATTGTGAACGAGTTGGCTAAGGAGTTCAACATCGATGAGGTTTACAGTGGTGAATCCTCTTTTATTGGGAGTTTGAAGACTGTTAACGAATTCAACCCTGTTGAGATTCCTTCCAATGCTCCTCTAAATTTCGATGAAACTATGATCGAG GATGAGTCTAAGACTCAGACCAAAGAAGAGGAAGCTGGTCCTGAGGGTGATGATGAGTCTATGGGAgctgaagaggaggaagaaacaGGAAAGTCGAAATCAGAGACGAGCAAGCAGAACAAGAAGCTATACGCAGCGGAAAGCATGCTGAATACGAAGAAGCAGAAAGCAGAGAAGAATATGAGGAAGAAGGCGAAGAAAGCAGCAGGTGGTGGTGAGGATTCCATGGACGGAGATTATGATTTCAAAGTAGATTACGCGAAGAACAAAGCTACAGACATggatgaaggagaagggttcCAAATCGAAGCTAAAGTACCAATGGCTGAACTAGTTGATTTGACTGAAGAATGA